The Astatotilapia calliptera chromosome 2, fAstCal1.2, whole genome shotgun sequence genome includes a window with the following:
- the LOC113029278 gene encoding regulator of cell cycle RGCC → MSSDSTMDLDLELGELLQEFQDVVEELKAPSQSRPHAYQKALHEAKTLTGLSEDSGVEDSDYSSEPSMGNSLNTSEEELHTAGITLASKAKLGDTRDLESFIDMLDRELAEM, encoded by the exons ATGTCCTCAGACAGTACCATGG ACTTGGACTTGGAGCTTGGTGAGTTGCTCCAGGAGTTCCAGGATGTGGTGGAGGAGCTGAAGGCCCCTTCTCAAAGCAGACCGCATGCTTACCAGAAAGCATTGCACGAGGCCAAAACTCTCACAGGGCTGAGTGAAGACAGTGGAGTCGAGGACTCAGATTACA GCAGTGAACCATCTATGGGGAACAGTTTGAATACCAGTGAGGAGGAGCTCCACACAGCAGGAATAACGCTGGCATCAAAAG CCAAGCTGGGAGACACAAGGGATCTTGAGAGTTTTATCGACATGTTGGACCGGGAACTTGCTG agATGTGA